The genome window TGCGTCGGTAAAAGCAGTGACTTTTAAGAATATTGAAAAAGATTCGTACCTGAAAACCGGCGGGCTAGTTTTTGACCGAAATGATGAGAAGCCACCTTACGTCTTCAAATTCAGTGACGGCATCGAGCGCCGCATTTATATGTTTAACGTCTTCGCGGCAGAGGGCATGAAAAACATCGGATCGCTAGCCGTTTACTATACCCCGAAAGATGGTAAAATGCAAAAAATCTGCATCCCTAATTCGGAGGCGGACAAGGCAATCTGGGGCCAGTACATTGACGATCTGAAAGACGCCGCTAAAGCCGCTGATGGCTTCGCTGTTTGCCTGGCGTTTACGCTTTCTAAAGAATCATCGGGTCCTGTCAAAAGTGGTGAACAGGCTTCAGCCGGAAAAGACCATAATGAATTTTGCTTCCCGGCGGATGCGTACATATTGATGGCCGATGGTACCGAAAAACAAATTGACCAGGTAAAAGCAGGCGAAATCGTTGCTGGATTAGGCAATAACACGGTCAAAGCCGTAGACGTACATAAAGGTCAGTTTTCCCTGACGAAAGTGCAGGTTCTACCCCACGCGCAAGTCTGGGCTTCCCGCGTACTCGCCAGCGGTCTGATTGAACTGGAAGGCACTGCCAACCATCCCGTTTTAACGCTGACAGGCCGCAAAACCATTGGATCGCTCGTGAAAGGCGACATTTTGTTCGTTGAAGATGCGGCGACCCGCACGTATCAAATGGCCACTGTTACTACAATTCAAAAGGATGCCCGCGTTGTTGATCAGGTATTTAATCTGGTTACTGAAGGAGGCATTTATGAAGTAAACGACAGCTTAGTGCTTGATAAATAAACGTTCTCCGATTTTAATTTTGACAATCAACAAGGGCAAACGGCATTCGTTTGCCCTTGTTGATTGTCGCCGTTTACACAAAAAAAGGGCCTTGTAAGCTCTAATTCAGGATTGCGTTGTAGCTTGCTGCCATGATCCGATTTGGTTTTTCTTTTCTTTCCCTAGCGCTCTTCTTACTTTGGCAAGGTTTCTACCAGACCGCGCTTGCCCAAACCAGTACAGAGAAACCCATCCGCTTTGCCTTTGTTACGGATACCCACGTTGGCGCACCGGTTACGGCGGCGGAAGACCTGCAACGAACCGTCAACGACATTAATACATTACCCAACCTTGACTTTGTTGTCCTGACCGGCGATGTCACCGATTTTGGCTCGGAGCAGGAATTTCGGGCGGCTAAAGCTATTCTGGACGGCCTCCGGGTAAAATGGTATATTTTTCCGGGAAACCACGACACAAAGTGGTCGGAGAACGGCTGTAACAGCTTTCGAAAAA of Tellurirhabdus bombi contains these proteins:
- a CDS encoding Hint domain-containing protein, with the protein product MKNILCAVAILFLTVYANAQEAKRGITATEFASVKAVTFKNIEKDSYLKTGGLVFDRNDEKPPYVFKFSDGIERRIYMFNVFAAEGMKNIGSLAVYYTPKDGKMQKICIPNSEADKAIWGQYIDDLKDAAKAADGFAVCLAFTLSKESSGPVKSGEQASAGKDHNEFCFPADAYILMADGTEKQIDQVKAGEIVAGLGNNTVKAVDVHKGQFSLTKVQVLPHAQVWASRVLASGLIELEGTANHPVLTLTGRKTIGSLVKGDILFVEDAATRTYQMATVTTIQKDARVVDQVFNLVTEGGIYEVNDSLVLDK